One Stenotrophomonas sp. SAU14A_NAIMI4_5 DNA segment encodes these proteins:
- a CDS encoding DUF1294 domain-containing protein, producing the protein MAWRRNLALAAFGALIALTVSGVLPLWLGGWCLLASVLSFGLYGHDKRAAQRKQWRIPERTLQLLAFAGGWPGALLGQALFRHKHRKAEFQWVFWLCVLANVASIAVMLREFSR; encoded by the coding sequence GTGGCCTGGCGGCGCAACCTGGCGCTGGCCGCGTTCGGCGCGCTCATCGCGCTGACGGTCAGCGGCGTGCTGCCGCTGTGGCTGGGTGGCTGGTGCCTGCTGGCCAGTGTGCTGTCGTTCGGCCTGTACGGGCATGACAAGCGCGCGGCACAGCGCAAGCAGTGGCGCATTCCCGAGCGCACCCTGCAGCTGCTGGCTTTCGCCGGTGGCTGGCCGGGCGCGCTGCTGGGCCAGGCGCTGTTCCGGCACAAGCACCGCAAGGCGGAATTCCAGTGGGTGTTCTGGCTGTGCGTGCTGGCCAACGTGGCGTCGATCGCAGTGATGCTGCGCGAGTTTTCGCGGTAA